In the genome of Meles meles chromosome 4, mMelMel3.1 paternal haplotype, whole genome shotgun sequence, one region contains:
- the LOC123940798 gene encoding acyl-CoA-binding protein-like — MPPWTLWNTCKPKNDEVLFIYSYYKQAAMGDINTKWPGLFNLKGKAKWDAWDQLKGTSKEDAMKAYINKVKGLWKKYGI, encoded by the coding sequence ATGCCTCCATGGACTCTCTGGAATACTTGCAAACCAAAAAATGATGAGGTATTGTTCATCTACAGCTACTACAAGCAAGCAGCTATGGGTGACATAAACACGAAATGGCCTGGGCTGTTCAATCTCAAAGGCAAGGCCAAGTGGGATGCCTGGGATCAGCTGAAAGGGACTTCCAAAGAAGATGCCATGAAGGCTtacataaataaagtaaaaggacTATGGAAAAAGTATGGAATATGA